The following coding sequences are from one uncultured Desulfobacter sp. window:
- a CDS encoding MBL fold metallo-hydrolase, whose protein sequence is MVIKDNNNLNIYVINKGLGESIIIKTPDGKWGIIDCYTSNLKNATSNPVLKLLEEHKVKEIEFVVLTHPHNDHYRGMSQIFKEYNGRIKFFWRFAGISPKLLKWLKLRKVDIKKIKSNTLGENISDLNILFSEIRKQKKNMLNLGFLIAGQTIYQSNNIQISVIAPNGNVIESFDESLQFSQNLDLPFGVAGSGNENRVSGIIRIKYGDRDYLLFSDSDNYAQKELFKEIKANKTKFDPVFIKVSHHGSKEGYYEDLWKQLGFKKETTDSVITPYLVRKLPRKDIIAQVSNASKLHVPVPVKDENIERRLNTQSKTIFSLISYKNYEVSKASFGILAFEYDKTGKLINLMKGPLSV, encoded by the coding sequence ATGGTGATAAAGGATAATAACAATTTAAATATTTACGTAATAAATAAAGGATTAGGAGAGAGCATTATTATCAAAACCCCGGATGGGAAATGGGGTATTATAGATTGTTACACTTCAAATCTAAAAAATGCAACATCCAATCCTGTTTTAAAATTATTAGAAGAACATAAAGTTAAAGAAATTGAGTTTGTCGTTTTAACCCATCCTCATAATGATCACTATAGAGGAATGTCACAAATATTTAAAGAATACAATGGACGAATTAAATTTTTTTGGCGGTTTGCAGGTATAAGTCCAAAGCTTTTAAAATGGTTAAAATTAAGAAAAGTTGATATTAAAAAGATCAAATCGAATACTCTTGGAGAAAATATTTCAGATCTCAATATTTTATTTTCTGAAATAAGGAAACAGAAAAAAAATATGCTTAATTTAGGCTTTTTAATTGCCGGTCAGACTATTTACCAATCTAACAACATCCAAATCAGTGTAATAGCACCAAATGGTAACGTTATAGAAAGTTTTGATGAGAGCCTCCAGTTTAGTCAAAATTTAGATTTACCATTTGGGGTAGCTGGTTCAGGAAACGAAAATAGGGTTTCGGGCATTATAAGAATAAAATACGGAGATAGAGATTATCTGCTTTTTAGTGATTCAGACAATTATGCACAGAAAGAACTATTTAAAGAGATTAAAGCAAATAAAACTAAATTTGATCCTGTATTTATTAAAGTTAGTCATCACGGCTCAAAAGAGGGGTACTATGAGGACTTGTGGAAACAATTAGGGTTTAAGAAAGAGACTACCGATTCTGTGATAACACCATATTTAGTCCGTAAACTACCTCGGAAAGATATTATAGCTCAAGTTTCTAATGCATCAAAACTCCACGTTCCGGTCCCGGTTAAAGATGAAAATATTGAAAGAAGACTTAATACTCAGAGTAAAACAATATTTTCTTTAATATCTTATAAAAATTACGAAGTTTCTAAAGCATCATTCGGTATTCTTGCGTTTGAATATGACAAAACAGGAAAATTAATTAATTTAATGAAAGGACCTCTATCTGTTTGA
- a CDS encoding nucleoid-associated protein yields the protein MEIEYAIVHDLQKLKGGQPTIKHREELLPKTEGLSTLFTNLHSLYHRKVTKGLGRFDKDTKTFRFSTFLDIFINSNNGQSFIDFTKASLNLLKDRIANENLATGGYLLFISYIENVDRFIFITILRQTTGCVINKDLDIDKAKHLEMDKLHIGCQIDISTWKNTPQNQYITFIKGRATQTTPQYFLKAIGCDEFANSALQTTELIRAINDFAEQEEYSKGKKQELKQIIFDYCTDRDNILLDSLSQIVSDNEPQKFLEFINQGDYKIGNGFEPHKTHLKKLKEIKASGEGIQLKFPASMLGTRIQLDENGNKVTINDPPESITRVLRDES from the coding sequence ATGGAGATAGAATATGCAATTGTTCATGATTTGCAGAAATTAAAAGGAGGACAACCTACAATTAAACATAGAGAGGAACTACTCCCGAAAACAGAGGGCCTTTCAACTTTATTCACAAATCTTCACTCTTTATATCATCGTAAGGTAACCAAAGGGCTTGGTAGGTTCGATAAAGATACAAAAACATTTCGTTTTAGTACATTCCTTGACATTTTTATTAATAGTAATAACGGGCAATCTTTTATTGATTTCACGAAGGCAAGTTTAAATCTTCTAAAAGATAGGATCGCAAATGAAAATTTAGCAACTGGTGGTTACCTTCTATTTATTTCATATATCGAAAATGTTGATCGTTTTATATTTATAACTATCCTGCGGCAAACAACAGGTTGCGTTATTAATAAAGACTTGGATATTGACAAAGCAAAACATTTGGAAATGGATAAGCTCCATATTGGTTGTCAGATTGACATATCAACATGGAAAAATACCCCTCAAAACCAATACATTACATTCATAAAAGGCCGGGCAACCCAAACAACACCCCAATATTTTTTAAAAGCGATTGGTTGTGATGAGTTTGCAAATTCCGCATTGCAGACCACTGAACTTATTCGTGCAATAAATGATTTTGCAGAACAAGAAGAATATTCCAAGGGGAAAAAGCAGGAGTTGAAACAAATAATTTTTGACTATTGTACTGATCGCGATAATATTTTATTAGATTCGTTGAGTCAAATAGTCTCAGATAATGAGCCACAAAAATTTTTAGAGTTTATCAACCAGGGAGATTATAAAATAGGTAACGGATTTGAACCACACAAAACACATTTAAAAAAACTTAAGGAAATTAAAGCAAGTGGTGAAGGTATTCAGCTGAAATTTCCTGCAAGTATGCTGGGTACAAGAATTCAATTGGATGAGAATGGAAATAAAGTGACTATTAACGATCCTCCAGAGAGCATAACAAGAGTGCTCCGAGACGAGTCCTAA
- a CDS encoding BrnA antitoxin family protein: MKARRKKQRITIMLDAGVIGYFKSKAGKKGYQPLINESLKRIIAENQTDQPGLENILRKVIREELGKTSA; encoded by the coding sequence ATTAAAGCCCGTAGAAAAAAACAACGGATTACCATTATGCTGGATGCCGGGGTTATTGGTTATTTCAAATCAAAAGCAGGAAAAAAAGGGTACCAGCCCCTTATAAATGAAAGCCTAAAAAGAATCATTGCAGAAAACCAGACCGACCAACCGGGCCTTGAAAATATTTTGCGTAAGGTTATCCGTGAAGAATTAGGGAAAACATCTGCATGA
- a CDS encoding STAS/SEC14 domain-containing protein, whose protein sequence is MIEIIDIGLTNAISYRIEGKITEEEMKTILAIFKEKIRKNEKLIIYQEVVSIGGAEFDAMIEKFKFFFAFGLSHFSRIAVVTHKKWIHKLVNLEGKCFKGIEMKGFPKEEKDQAIKFLKMNNDSISKTSMDDEYPEVTPG, encoded by the coding sequence ATGATCGAAATAATAGATATTGGTCTGACTAATGCCATCTCCTATCGAATAGAAGGCAAGATCACGGAAGAAGAGATGAAAACCATTCTCGCTATTTTCAAAGAAAAAATCAGGAAGAATGAAAAACTGATAATTTATCAGGAAGTGGTGAGTATCGGTGGCGCGGAGTTCGATGCAATGATAGAAAAATTTAAATTCTTTTTTGCATTTGGACTTTCCCATTTCAGCAGGATTGCTGTCGTTACCCATAAAAAATGGATTCATAAACTTGTGAACCTGGAGGGTAAATGTTTCAAAGGCATAGAAATGAAGGGATTCCCAAAGGAAGAAAAGGACCAGGCCATTAAGTTTTTGAAAATGAACAACGACTCTATTTCAAAAACCTCTATGGATGATGAATACCCGGAAGTTACCCCAGGCTGA
- a CDS encoding GAF domain-containing protein, translating into MANIMTTSFGQTCRKRAAPNLEHEVHFLRKALSSQRHYIDSVHETTIGLISNDKVEDLLERILSKAGRLAGTPDTFLYLYDSDSDELFIKLGQGIYTDLLGTRIKTNQGLAGEVYNTGKAILIDDYATWSRRIQHPIYDKLHSAIGIPLKSKTSIVGVIGLGSFDSQKPFGRSDRENMHRFAELASIALENARINTELKNELKVRKNAEKALRKLNMELEKRVAERTMRLEKAFSEIKTLKGILPICSHCKKIRNDEGYWTQIESYIKEHSEAQLSHGICLDCAKKYYPDIDIYEE; encoded by the coding sequence ATGGCAAATATCATGACTACCAGCTTTGGTCAGACATGTCGTAAAAGAGCCGCACCCAATTTAGAACATGAGGTTCATTTTTTACGCAAAGCGCTCTCCAGCCAGAGGCACTACATAGATAGCGTACATGAAACGACCATCGGTTTAATTTCCAACGACAAGGTCGAGGATCTACTCGAACGAATACTTTCAAAAGCCGGCCGGTTGGCTGGGACACCGGACACCTTTCTTTATCTTTACGATTCCGATTCGGATGAGTTGTTCATTAAACTTGGACAGGGCATTTACACCGATCTTCTCGGCACGCGAATCAAAACAAATCAAGGATTGGCAGGAGAAGTGTATAATACCGGCAAAGCGATTCTTATTGATGATTATGCCACATGGTCACGGCGAATTCAGCATCCAATATATGACAAGCTGCATTCTGCCATCGGCATACCTTTGAAATCTAAAACCAGTATTGTTGGCGTCATCGGTTTAGGTTCATTTGATTCACAAAAACCTTTTGGCCGGAGCGATCGTGAAAACATGCATCGTTTTGCCGAATTAGCGTCCATTGCCCTTGAAAATGCACGCATCAATACCGAACTCAAAAACGAATTAAAGGTACGAAAAAATGCTGAAAAAGCATTGCGCAAATTAAATATGGAGCTTGAAAAGCGTGTCGCTGAGAGAACAATGAGGCTTGAGAAGGCTTTTTCAGAAATCAAAACGTTAAAAGGCATACTTCCTATCTGCTCCCACTGTAAAAAGATTCGGAATGACGAGGGGTATTGGACGCAAATTGAATCATACATTAAAGAGCATTCCGAAGCCCAATTAAGCCATGGCATATGCCTGGACTGTGCAAAAAAATATTATCCGGATATAGATATTTATGAAGAATAG